The genomic DNA CTCCCAGATGTTCTTCTTCACCCCCATGTAGTGGGCGGTGTACAGCGCTCCCTCGAAGAAGACTTGGACAGTGGGTGGTGCTGCGTATATGGTGAGTACGGTATAGTTGACGGTCCAGCATACGAGGATGTACTTCTCGCTCTGATCGATCTCGATCAGCTCTGTTGCCGTGAGGGTCGTTTCATAGTGCGTCCAGTTGGTCCAGCTGAAATCATTCGCCGAGGAGAGCACGACCACGTAGTCGTCGATATCTCCTCCGGAGACGCTATCGGGCCAGCTCGGATTCGCCGTTCCGATCGTCACCTCGGTCGAAGTGGAATCCGGCAAGCCCTCGGCGGCGAGGGTGATCTTGAACTCCAGGTGGTAATCGAGGACGTAGGTAGTCGCGGCCAACACGGTGTACGATGTCTGATCGTTGGTGTGACATCTCATATCAGAATCGATCAGCACGATCTCGCTCATGGTGATGGTGCTCCCTATGTCGCACCAGTCCTGCCATGGACTGGCGTCACAGTAGTATCCGGTCTGTGCGGTTCCGAACTGCTCATAATTCACTTCTCCAGGATGAAGGGATGAGAGACACATTCCCGTGGCTTGCACGCTGCATTTGTACTGCTCCCAGTAATCCAAAATCGTGGTTGCAGACCCAGTGACCTGATAACTGGTCGTGTCGGGTGTGAACCACCTATGGCTGGCGTCCGATGCTGTTGAGGGATTGGAGAATGTGTAGTAGCTGTTCTCGTCCATCCAGGTCGAGAGGGAAACGGCGTCGTAGAGGTCGTAACTCAGGCTAGCTTCATCCAACTCGTAGTCCAGGTTGACGTGATTCGCCACGTTAAGATCGGTATAGCCCACGGTATCGACACCGCAATTGATCCAATACTGATGGATGTAGTCGACCGTGGCCGTGATATCACCGTTCACGGTCCAGGATGTAGTATCCGTGGTGTGATACCTCTCGGTGGAGCTCACCACCACCACATCCTCGATCTGCACCGTTGTACCCGCATCGCAGAGCTCGCTGAAGCCAGCACCATCCCAGATCAGCTTGGACTTAAGGACCCCATTCTGGGTGTAGCTGACGGAAGCTCCTGGAATCATCGGCATGCCGTTGGTGTTGATGGTGACCTGGTGCTGCTGGTAGTACTGGACTTCGAGATCGATGATGGGCTCCACCACGATGAAGTTCACCTGATCATCGGTCGTGTACATCGACCCAGGTACTGTGGGATCGATGCTGAGGGAGGTGCCATGGTCGCAGTCGATCGAGGTTATCCCGTTCCCGACGTTGATGGACTTGGCGGTGCCACCCTCAGTGTAGGTGACGGTGGTCAGGCCAGCCGGTGCCAGGCCGCTCACATCGATATTCACCGCGTGCTTACCGGTCATTCTCAGCGTTGGATCACCTGTGAGTGACATCCCGTAAACCCACTTCCTGTCGACCTCGGCAGTGGAGGCGAACCAGTCGCCGAACGCCTCACCCACGGTGTCACCGTTACCTATCGGAGTATAGAACGGACCTTCGTTGAACATGCTCCCTGTCTTGGTGGATGCCAGGGCGATCAGCGTCGTGCTTGGATTGAGCACCTGCCAACCCGCGAGGTAGTCTTCGGAGGTGAAGCGACCTCCAGAGCAGACGAACAGGTTGTAGAACATGTTTGGTGAGTCGGTCTCGTCCCATCCTTGCACATCAGGGACCGCATCCACCCTGGCTCCTGGCTCCCATATCGATACGGCGGGATTGTTTGTATCGGGAACCTTGAACCTGTGGCCCGTAGGGGAACCGTGACACATCACGTGGACTATTGTGTATCCGTCGTCAAGGTGGTCAAGGTAGTTGGCCTCGCATGTTGTAGCCTTGTCCGTCACGTGCGTTCGTGATGATATGGCGTATCCTACCCTGTCATAGACATCGTTGGCCGGTGTCCAGTCATCGTCAACATACACCAGGGCTTCTTGGTCATAGGAGATATCGCCAATCCTGAAATCGTGGTTCTTGTCGAAATAGTCGGTCAGTAGGGTGATCTCGTCCCCGGACATCAGATCCGCGCGAATTCTCCCAAGCCAGATATCGGCCTCGATATCACCGCTACCTGCGGTATGGATATTGTACATTCCATCGGTGTCGTTATCCTCCCAGTACCCGTCTAGATCCATGTAGAACAGGTCACAGGGAAACTCCTCATGCTTTGGTGGAGCAGGGCTAGGATCCCATTGTGATTCCATCTCGAACCAGGCTGCAGTGATATTGCCCACCATGAAGCACCCCTGGAGTCCAGAGGCCCAGGCCGTACTGAGATGAGACCTTATGGTATCCGGAGAGGTCCCGGTTGCCACGGTGAAGATACGGACTCCAAGGCCCGTCTTCTCCACGTCGTCGGCATACCTGTCCAGCTCATCATCGATGTCACTGTAGATCCTTGACTCCACGATCACATCCATGAAGGGCGAGAGCGTGGTATCTCGCTGCATTATCGGAATGAAGGAGATGTAGATCGGGAAAAGATAGATGTCCAAAATACCAAGATCCAGTATGAGATTGTAGTAATCAGGAGCAACTCTGTCAACTTCCGTTGTCAAGAGGTTCTCCGATGTGTCAGTCGCTGCGGAGCCCTCACTGGAGCCAGGTAGGATGATCAAGCACGATGTCACCATTCCCAGGGCAACCAAGATGCATACTATGGCCATTGAGATATTCTTTGGATTTCTTCTTGCACTTAAGTCGATATTCTTCGACATAGCTATCACTGTTCTGCGTTCTTCTTGAATAAATAGGTAGAGTTTGAAATCGACAGTAGCCCTTCTGAGCCGAAACTACTTATAATTATATTTAATATATTATATTATATTATATTAACACCATTAATATTTCGAGGAAACTGATGGGGGGTGTCCAAGACGATAACCTATAAATCTTGATGACCTCTATACTAGCCTCACCACAATTTGGCTTGTGAATAATCAAGTCTGGGGAAAGTAAGGAGTCTAACAAATGCTCCGAAGATCAATGATCATTACCTTCATCGCACTGGTTTCGATCACATGCCTTCTAGCACCTTCGGTCGCAGGTGAAATGGCAGACGACCAGACGACGCTCCCCGCTACGATCACGGGACGGACGGTCGATCCCTTTGACGAGCCCATTTCCGGTGTACTCGTTATTATTGATACAGGAGAGAACACCACTACTGACTCCCAGGGCCATTTTACTCTCTTCACCACCAGACAGGACCACACAATCAGCTTCTACAAGGAAAACTACACCACCGAGACGTTCTTCATCTCAATCTCCCATGACCAGGGCACTCTTAACATTGGTGAGATCACACTACAAGGTGATCCCAATCCTAACATGACGATGATTTTCATCATATTCATCGGCTGCACCGCTTTCATCGTCATCGTTTTGGCATTGGCTTTCATGAGCAAGGATTAGCTGGCATAGCAGATCTCGTAGTCAGGTTTATTATGAATGTTCTCAGATTGAAAAGGGAGACAATTTCTTTGGAGATTCTAAATGTCACGCAGATCGATCTTGATCATTGGAGGGGGCATCGCCGGTCTGTCGACCGGATGCTATGCCCAAATGAATGGATACGATACCACTATCCTTGAAATGCATGACCGCCCTGGGGGCATGTGTACCTCTTGGCAAAGGAAAGGCTACACATTCGATTACTGCATCCATAATTTGGCGGGAACAAGACCCGGTTCCGGATTGAGTCAGATGTGGGATGAACTGGGTGCGTTCAAGGGGACGGAGGTGATCGACCACGAGGTCTTCCAACGGGTGGAATCCTGCGACGGAAAGGAGTTCAACCTGTACTGTGACCTAGACCGTTTGGAAAGGCATATGAAGGAAATATCTCCCGATGATTCCAAGGTCATCGATGAGTTCGTGAACGCGGCGCGATCCTTCTCCAAGATAGACTTCTTCGGAATGGGCACGGGCGGCTTCAAGCTGGGCATGATCAGCAAGATGGGTAAGCTCATGAAGTACAGCAAGATGACGATCGAGGAGTTCTCCAGCAAATTCAAGGATCCCTTCCTGAGAAGGGCGTTCCGAACGGTCCAGTACAATATGTCGGAGATCCCAATGACGGTCATTCTGGTATTCATGTCCGGCTTTGACAATGGAGACCTTGGATGGCCCAAGGGAGGTTCATTCGAATTCAGCAGGCGGATCGAGTCCCGCTTCATAGAGCTGGGTGGGGAGATTAGGTACCGCCATAAAGTAAAGAGGATAATCGTGGACAACAACCGAGCTGTGGGGGTGGAGATGGAGGACGGGTCGGAGCAGATCGCCGATATCGTGATCTCCGCGGCCGATGGTTATTCCACAATATTCGGGATGCTCGATGGCCGATACCTGAACGACAGGATCAACTCCTACTACGAGGCCATACCAAAGAACGAACCGTTCGGCATAGAGGTCAATCTGGGAGTGAATCGCGATGTCTCCAGCGAACCGCACGCCATCACCCTACTTCTCGAGACCCCTCTCAAGATAGAGGACAGGGAGGAAGATTCAATCTACCTCGAGCTCTTCGACAACGATAGCGGATTGTGCCCCAAGGGCAAGGGTATCATCAAGGCCGATCTGGTGGGTAGTTACGAGTACTGGAAGGCGCTCCGCACCGACCTGGAGAGGTACCGTGCGGAGAAGGACGAGATTGCCAGGCGCGTGATCGATATCCTCGAGGAGAGGTTCCCCGGGTTGAGGGACCAGGTCGAGGTCGTGGATGTCACCACTCCCGTGACCTGCGAGAGGTACACCGGCAACCTTCATGGGTATCAGCCATGGCCATCAAAGGTGCACACCAGGAAAGTCATGAAGGAGGGTCTGAGCAGGACGCTACCAGGACTCGAAGGTTTCTTCATGGTCGGCCAGTGGGCCGGAGCCACCGTCGGCGTGAGCACCGTAGCCCTCATGGGAAGGGACACGATCGAGAAGCTGTGCAGGATGGACAAGAAGAGATTCGTGAGCCAGATTGTTTGATGAGTAATTCACCACCCAGCGAATCTTTCAAGCATTCGGTAACTAGTATATATGCCGGGTTAGAATCGATTAGGAGGGATACAATGGCCAAGGTCAAAGTGGCAGCGAAATCGGAGCTTGGTACGAACAAGATGATGGGGCTGGACCTGCAGGGTAGATACATTCTTCTGGTGAATATAAATGGGGAGTATCATGCGATCGATGGGCTTTGCTCCCACCTCAAGGGAAGGCTCTGGGAAGGAAGCTTGATGGGTAACATCGTCAAGTGCCCACGGCACGGGGCAGAATTCGATATTCTAACAGGCAGGGCTGTCAAGAAGCCGAGGATCCCACTCGCCAAGGCCAAGAACCTGAACAAGTACGAGGTGACTGTGGAAGGGGACGACATATTTCTTGACCTTTGATCCGAGACGATGGGGTTTGTCAGAGAACTCTTAGGAACCGACGATATTTCACTCTTTGTACACATCAGAAGAATACAATTCAAACGCTGGAAGGGGTCAGATATGGATATCGATGATGCGTAAGTACCGACATCCTCTAGATCATCTCAAAGACGGAATCTGATGGGTCTTTCCAGTGTCGTAATGCCCAGGCAGTCCACCTCACCGCCTATCTCCCTTGGGAGCTTAGATGCCTCATATAGGTCTGAGATGAACTTCACCCAAGCTGCAAGGAACCGGATCCTGCCCTCCAGAGAAGGATAAGGGACGTCGAAACCGGTTAACGTGTTCACCCTTTCCAACCCCTCCTCGACCCCGGTCCGAAGGTTCTTGTATAGGCCGTAGTCTCCGTTATACCAGACCGTCTCGACCTTTTCATCAGGTTGGAGGTCATGTCCGTACTCCTTTCCGGTGATGTAATCGTGGATCTCCAGATCCGTGTAACTTCCCTCGCAGTTGCGCACATGATAGAAAGCGGGCCACCTTTGTCCCCTGAGCTCCTCGTATCCGGCCAGGTGGAAACCAAGAGGCCTCTTCTCCTCACCCATGGACTTCTGGAGCTCTTCTCTGAGGGCATCGGCGAAATCACCCAGTGTGGCTATTCCTTCGTACCTGCGGATGAAATCCTCCATCCAGATATCGGCGAACACCTCGCCGGTAATTGATCTGATCCTGCCGGCTCCCCACATGGATACCCCCGCGTTCAGGTAAGGGATGTATTGAAGCTTTCTAGCACCCTGGAGAACCCTCTGCCGTATGGCTCCTGAGGGCGTCAGCTCCCTGAAGTTGTAGGCACTGTCGGCGACCATCGCTATACCGAACGGCGTGATCTCGGTGATTATCAGGGTCATGTGTTCACCACTTATTGGATGGATATCGAATTCCTTTAGGTATCATTTAAGGTTGCTGAACCGCTTCACCCATAATCTTAATATCATTGCGCAAGGGTTGAGGACACAGGTGTTCAATTGGAGGTTTGGGAAGCAATAGAGACCCGTCGTTCTATCAGAGCATATCAACCCGATCCCATCCCAGATGATGTCCTGAATAGGATTCTTGAGGCAGGCAGGCTCTCTCCATCAGCTGTAAACAGACAACCCTGGCACTTCGTGATCGTCAGGGACGAGAACATGAGAGGCAAGTTGGCCAAGAACGCGAGGTTCGGCAAGTTCATCAAGGAGTCGCCTGTGGTGATTGTCGCTTGCGGTGATACTGAAAATTCTTCCAAGTGGTATATGGTGGACACAGCCATCGCCGTCCAGCAGATGGTGCTGATGGCTACCTCGGAGGGCATTGGCAGCTGCTGGATTGGAAGCATGGACAAATCCGAGGTAAGTGAACTCCTGTCCATACCTGAGAAGTGGGAGGTCGTGGCCATGCTGACACTTGGATACCCTCGGAAGAAGATGAATCTCGGTGCAAAGATCATCGGTGCGCACCGGAGAAAATCGCTGGACGAGATCACTAGCTGGGAACTCTTTGGCTCACCCTTGCACTGAACCTTATGATCCAGTTGGAGATCAACGCTCATCTGAGAGGTACTCTCCCAGTAGCAGCCTGGTATCCTCGGATATCTCTCCCAGGACGCTAATGTCATAGGCTACCTGCATCTTGATCGTTGGGGGGGAAGATCTTAAAAGCTCTCTCAGTCGGCTCTCGGTCGGTTCGGGTCCAAAAGGATGCAGCAATCTGAGGGTCATCGAATATGTTGACCGGAGATCGTTCTCCTTCGGAATAGGATGGGATAGAACGATGTCCAGCACGTCCTCGCCAGGAAGTGTTTCCTCATTGAGTGCGATGTTGATCGCCCTCATTGCAGCGGATCTGCGAGATGGAGCATTGCTGGAGAATTGTTCCCTTAGCAAACCCAATACCTCGTCTGGATCGCTTCTTGCCGCTCCCCCAAGAAGGGCGGATGCAAAGATGGCCGTCACCTCCTTTTCCTCGGAGAGGAGATCCTTCGCATGGGACAAGGCTTCGTATGGTTTCTTCTCTGCCCCATCGACCAAACCGCTCCAGAACATCTCCCCCGCTAGCTTCTCGTTGACCTTCCGAGATAGTTTTTCGATCATAGGCATGAAGTCGGGACTGCCTATCTCTGATTCAAGAACGTGACAGACAACCGGAAGCCAGTACCAAAAATCTGTTTCCAGCATCATCGAGAAGGCGGTCGTCCTCTCTTCGCTGCTCATCTGGAGACTTCTCTCGTCCCAGTTGACGATCAGCGCCTCATGGCTTTCCGAATCCGATCTGATGGTATATAGAATCTCACCGATCTCTCCGTCCGAGGTCATTGGTCCAGTTAGGTGGCTTCCCATCTATTATGATTCCCATGGCTGTCTATTCATCCTCAAGAACCAGTTCCAGGAAGTGGTCCGCGTCAACATGAAGGTACAGCTGATCCTTAGGGGGCAGGGCGGCCGGCTCGAACTCTTGCCTATCGGAGAGAAGTGACATGTCGATAACCGCTTCCATTGAGCGGACGCCGTGCTTGTATCTCCTGACCTTGATGAGAGCCCTTATCACTCCTGGATTGATGAGCGCCTTCCCGTCCTTGTCGAATATGTGTCCAGCCTTTGCCCTCAGGATGGATCGGAGGATCATGGCCCTCCTGATCATGTAGCATCGATCCGTCTTGTTGGCCGGATTGATGCCCATGATGTTGACGTATCCCCTAAGCCGGCTTACGAAATCTGGCCCCTTCGCTTCGCAGAACTGATCCCATTCCTCCCACGCGTGACGGGCCTCCTCCATGTCGTTGAAATCGTTCTCATCGGTGTACTCCGTGAAGAAGTCCTCGAAGGTATGGCTGGTCCCACCAGCGAAAACGAAAATGGACTTGCCTATGGGGTGGAATGTCTCTCCATCCCTGAATATGCCGTCCTGCATCGGTGCCAGGAAGTACTTGAGCCATCCCTTTCTCTGACCGTAGAAGCAGTCAAACTCGTCGAAGAAAACCAACGGGATCTTCCCTTCAAGTCCAGTGCTCTGTACCTTATGGAATGCGTTTACAAGATCATCCAGCGAACGGAACTGGGAGACGTTGAACTCCAGCTTCTCGATCTTATCGGGCTGAAGGCTCTTCGATATCTGAGTGACCCCGTATGTCTTACCTGATCCAGGTTGTCCGAACACCGCGATGGAAAGGGGTGTAGTCACATCCCTCTTGGAGAGGTACTCGTCAAGCAGGTTCATGATGCTCTTGTAGCTCTCGATCTCGGTGCGGTCCACCGTTCGAAGCTCTCCGAAACTGGCCACAGGCACGCGGATCATGGGTGATACCGCTCCTTCGATCACCAGCTTATAGGCGATCTCCTCGAGCTCCTCTCCTGCCAGCTCATCCAATATCGTCCAATGCCGCCCCTTTCCCTCACTGAGGGAGGGAATGTCGATACTCGTGAACAGTGGATCGGTCTGGTGGGACTCGAAGATCTCCTTCAGCAGGTAATCTGGTTCGTCTGGTGGACTTCCGTAACCGTGGAGGAAGAGTCTCCTTGCCGCGGCGAGCCCGTCCTGCACTCCCTTGCCTATCACCTCCATTCCATCCTGGAACAGCCTAGCGGTGAGAGCGGACACGAAAGCCGAGGTTAGGCCCTGCATCTGGCCTGGCCAGTCATCCTTGTAGTCATCCTCCATGACCATCGGGTCGTAATAGAGGGTGTTCATCATCGTCTGCTGATCCTTATGGCAGAGAATGGCCCCCTCTATGCCGAACATCACCACCAGGTACCGCGATCTCATCAGCTGAGTGATCACCGGGTCGTGATAGGCGTGCCATTCGAAATCCTGGGCTGTCCGCTCCCAAGAAAGCCTCCTGGAGATATTGATCCCGCACAGCCTGAGGCTGTTGGCGTTCACCACCGTTACCAGGTTCTCACCGTTCTCCTCTACAAGGTGTTCCCAGAGAGGTCCCTCGGCCAAGGGTCGGTTCATCTTCACGATCACCAAGGGCTTCGATTCTCCATCAAGGACAGAAGGCCAGACCTCCGGCCGATCACGAAAACCGTTTCCACTATCGTCCAGGACGACAATATCGACCTCATCGATATCTCTGCTAATGGTGAGAGGAGAGAGTACGCAACTTCTGGGTCCAGAGTACCCCTCGAATTTCTCCACCCGGTATACCAATTCTCCCTGGTCCTTATCCAGATTTGAGAGGGAAAACACCCCCACCTCTGCCATTGAGTGGAGGACATCCTCCGAGGACACGTCAGATAGGTCCTTCACTTCCTGCCCGATCACCTGGGCACTGGTAGCGGCTTCCACCATCTTTGCTAGGAGAAGTGAGCCTCCCGGTCTGGGCACCATCTTGAACACAGGCCCGGCAAGCCAGTTCTGCTCCCCCTCATCCTGACGAACCTGGCATTTCCATTGGAGCCAGTCTATTGCGGCATCACCCGTGACCACTAGCTTCCTGGTTCGAGGCGATGGTTTAGATTCCTGATGCATTGGATCGAATCTCCTAGGTTTCCCTCAATTCTACAGACGGACTTAAAAAGGTATCTGAAGGCCAGGCTTCTCTGGGCAGTGGTATCAGCTCTTGCGGTCCACGTTGCGCTCTTCTTCCTCCATGTATGCGGAACCACATGCAGGGCAGGTATTGGGCTTGACGCCCTCTCTCCTGAGCCAGGAGTGACCACAACTTCCGCAGCGGACCTTGTTGAATTCTATGTCCTTTATATCGGCGTTGGATATCATGTCTCCATTCCTCTGAAAATCAACACACCGAGTTCCATATAAGGACTTCGGAGCTAATCCGTGCTGATAACGACCGGACGATATTAGGGAATAATCACGCATTTTCAATGAGGGAAAGAAGGGATTTCAGCTCAATGAAACTCGATGTACCGGCATCCACGCATTTCGCAGGTCCACTTGAAGACAAGTTGTTCAAATACCAAGAATTACAAACTCTATTGCCCATTAGCTCCCTAGCTAGGGAGAATCATCATGCTGGAGATCAACCCACGATCCGCGGTGGACTATCTGAAACGAATTGAAATGACTCCAGAGGATTCCAAGCCGACCGCAAGACCACTTGGCGGTGGGATTTCCAATCAGGTCATCATGATAGAATGGGACGATGGTTGCCTCGTGGTCAAGCAGCCACGTGAGAAACTCAATGTGAAAATGGATTGGCCGGCTGACCTTCGAAGGATTCATATCGAGGCCGATGCGCTGAGAACATATCGAAGGCTGATGGAGGAATCAGACCTGGACTGGGCCAGTGTTCCGGCGGTACACCACGAGGATTTTGAGGAGCACATCATTGCGATGGAGTGCATACCTAGCGAAAAGACAGAAATGTGGAAGACCGAGCTCCTGGGAGGTGATGTAGATATCGAGGTGGCCCAAAGATTAGGAACTCTATTAGGAAAGGTACAGTTCCTGGCTTCGAAGGATTCCCGTATAAGGTCCAGGTTCTCCTTTAAGGAACACTTCGATGAGCTCAGGATTGATCCCTACCACCGTACCACGGCAAGCAGGAATCCGGACGTTGCCAAAATAATTCTCAAGGAGGCGGATAGGGTGTACTCGGAGGGGATGACCATCGTCCACGGAGATTACAGCCCTAAAAGCATCCTGGTGAACCGCTCTGGACGTGGAGCACAGCTCTGGTTATTCGACATGGAGGTAGCCCATTGGGGAGATCCCTCCTTCGATACGGGATTCATGCTCAACCACCTGTTCATCAAGTCCGTCCATTTGACAGACAGGAGAGAAGAGTTCATAGAGGCGGCCATGAGATTCTGGGAGTCGTACGACACATGCGTCGATTGGGATATTGAGAAGGAGACGGTGAGCGAGCTGGGATGCCTGATGCTGGCCCGAGTTGATGGGAAATCTCCAATCGAATATCTGAACTCAGCTCGAGAGGCGCAAACTCTCAAGCGGATCTCCAAGAGATCGTTGAAGGAGGGCCTGAGATCGCTGCAGGATTTCGCCGATATCGTCAGAGAGGAGGTAAATCAATGACTGTCATTAGGGAAGTCGATGCCTGGGAGGTCCTCGATTCGAGGGGAAACCCTACGGTCAGGACAATGATCCGAACCGATAGTGGAAAAGGGATATTCACCGTACCTTCTGGTGCTTCAACGGGAGCCCACGAGGCGCTGGAGCTGAGAGATGGCGGATCAAGAATGGGTGGAAAAGGAGTACGCCGGGCTGTCGAAAACATCCTGAAGGAACTTGCGCCTGTGGTACAGGGCATGGATGCATCAGACCAGAGGGGCATAGATCTCGCCCTGGTCGAGAAGGACGGTACTGACAATCTTTCCAACCTGGGAGCAAACGCCGTACTGGGAGTATCTGGAGCGTCAGCTCATGCCGCTGCTAATTCACTGGGCATACCGCTTTACGTCCACTTATCTGACGGGAAACCTGGCAGAATTCCCATGCCCCTGTTCCAGATGCTCAATGCTGGAGTTCATGCCCAGGGGGGCATCGAGGTCCAGGATTTCTCGATCATCCCCACCCGTGCCCATTCTCTCATGGAGGCCTATGAGATTGCCTGGGCGGTCTTCAATGAGATAAGGGGAATGGTCATCGAATCCGGTAACCAGCCTGTGGTGGGAGACGAAGGCGGCCTTTCGCCACCGCTGGGAAGTATTGCTGAAGCGTTCGAGCTTGTTGAGGGAGGCATCGAGAGGGCAGGGCACAGCCATTCGCGGGGTGACGTAGCTCTGGCGTTGGACGTTGCATCAACACATTTCTGGGATCCTGCTTCTGGCGATTACCTGTTGGAGAGCGAGGAAAAGAGGTTCTCCAGAGAAGAATGGGTCGATCAAATCAGTGAGTGGGTCGAGGACCATCACATCGTTTCCGTCGAAGACCCCTTAGGAGAGGATGACTGGGATGGCTGGAGAGAGCTCACACTCAGGATCGGTGGTAGATGTCAGGTGCTTGGTGACGACCTTCTCGTCACCAACCTGGAGCGGCTGAAAAGAGCAATAGAGGAGGGGACAGCCAATGCCATTCTGATCAAGCCCAACCAGGTTGGAACGATTACCGGTGCGGTGGCGGCCACAAGAAAAGCAAAGGAGGCAGGCTTTGGAACTGTCATATCGGCAAGGTCGGGGGAAACCTGTGACACGACCATATCCGACCTAGCAGTAGGTCTCGACGCCGGGCAGTTAAAGCTCGGCTCTCACATAGGCTCCGGGAGAACATCGAAGTACAATCGGCTCTTGGAAATCACCAAAGAATACGGAGCGAAATATGCGGGATTCGCAGCCCTTTCCTTTAACGGCGATTAATGTTAACACCATTGAATTATCCACCTAGAAAACTTAGAGAATAATCAAATTTTTAGAAAAGAGCGCACAATATTATTATTCTCAAAATAGATAATATGTGATTTTACGAATGTAACTTAACGGAGTTTATATCTATTTTTCTAGACAATTTTGTATATAATTTTCTTGCTATTTCCCTTATTAATCCAGTAGAGAAGTACTTATAAGGTGAGAAGGGTTCTCCGACCCAATGGCAACCCAACATTGGAAGGGATTGTTGGGTATATTCGATGATTAGGGGGCTTCAAAGAGCAGCTTGCCTTTTTGAAAGCAGCATTGAATCGATAAATGCCGTGAACAGAAACCCTCCCACAAAAGTAGGACGGAAGGGGGAGGAACGTTTGAAGCAATCGAACAGAATACCACACATGCTAGCCACCATCATAGTGGTGGCTGTTGCGGCGATGTTCATCGGTACAGCGATTTCTGGGATATCTAGCTCAGCTGGTGAGCATCAGGAGCAAATAGACATCTCCGTGGGGGCGGACAGTCCCCCAATCATGATGAGTATCGTCAATAGCAATCTAAGTATCACTTACCATAATCCGTCTCAAGATGATTTAGCGAGTTTGAAGAGCGTCTGGGGTGTAAGGGATGAGAGTGGCAATTACAATGTGCTCATGGACAAGATGGGTACAGGTCTTGCCCCTCTGACCAGTAGTGAATGGGACGCTTTATCCAGCAGTATCAACCTGGTAGATGGCGTAACCAGCCTCGGAAGCATACCGAGCTCGGTCGACATCTCCACCGAACCCTACTTCCCCAAGGTCGCTACCCAGGGGCTTCAAGGTTCATGCGCTGCGTGGGCGATCACTTACTACGCCTATGGATATCTCGAAGCAAAGGACAATGGATGGACCGGTGCCAGTACTGGTAACCCCGCCCACCTGATCTCCCCCGCATGGACATACAACCGTGCGAACGGAGGTACGGATTCAGGATCCTCGATCATCAGGAACACCGACATCATAAAAGAGTGGGGGGTGGCAACGATGGCTACCATGCCTTACTCCGACACAGATTTCAGTTCCTGGGGAAGCGAGAGTGCTATGAGAGAGGCTCCACTTCACAGGTCTGTTGATTTCTTCACAATGAGTTTCAACGGCGATGCTACCGTTGAAGACGTGAAGGAACTTCTCGCATCAGGGACCCCAGTAACGATCGCCTTCGATGCCAATATGTATCAGCCTGGATTCGCTGATGGCAACTGGAAGATCT from Methanomassiliicoccales archaeon includes the following:
- a CDS encoding NAD(P)/FAD-dependent oxidoreductase; its protein translation is MSRRSILIIGGGIAGLSTGCYAQMNGYDTTILEMHDRPGGMCTSWQRKGYTFDYCIHNLAGTRPGSGLSQMWDELGAFKGTEVIDHEVFQRVESCDGKEFNLYCDLDRLERHMKEISPDDSKVIDEFVNAARSFSKIDFFGMGTGGFKLGMISKMGKLMKYSKMTIEEFSSKFKDPFLRRAFRTVQYNMSEIPMTVILVFMSGFDNGDLGWPKGGSFEFSRRIESRFIELGGEIRYRHKVKRIIVDNNRAVGVEMEDGSEQIADIVISAADGYSTIFGMLDGRYLNDRINSYYEAIPKNEPFGIEVNLGVNRDVSSEPHAITLLLETPLKIEDREEDSIYLELFDNDSGLCPKGKGIIKADLVGSYEYWKALRTDLERYRAEKDEIARRVIDILEERFPGLRDQVEVVDVTTPVTCERYTGNLHGYQPWPSKVHTRKVMKEGLSRTLPGLEGFFMVGQWAGATVGVSTVALMGRDTIEKLCRMDKKRFVSQIV
- a CDS encoding Rieske 2Fe-2S domain-containing protein — protein: MAKVKVAAKSELGTNKMMGLDLQGRYILLVNINGEYHAIDGLCSHLKGRLWEGSLMGNIVKCPRHGAEFDILTGRAVKKPRIPLAKAKNLNKYEVTVEGDDIFLDL
- a CDS encoding nitroreductase → MEVWEAIETRRSIRAYQPDPIPDDVLNRILEAGRLSPSAVNRQPWHFVIVRDENMRGKLAKNARFGKFIKESPVVIVACGDTENSSKWYMVDTAIAVQQMVLMATSEGIGSCWIGSMDKSEVSELLSIPEKWEVVAMLTLGYPRKKMNLGAKIIGAHRRKSLDEITSWELFGSPLH
- a CDS encoding AAA family ATPase — its product is MHQESKPSPRTRKLVVTGDAAIDWLQWKCQVRQDEGEQNWLAGPVFKMVPRPGGSLLLAKMVEAATSAQVIGQEVKDLSDVSSEDVLHSMAEVGVFSLSNLDKDQGELVYRVEKFEGYSGPRSCVLSPLTISRDIDEVDIVVLDDSGNGFRDRPEVWPSVLDGESKPLVIVKMNRPLAEGPLWEHLVEENGENLVTVVNANSLRLCGINISRRLSWERTAQDFEWHAYHDPVITQLMRSRYLVVMFGIEGAILCHKDQQTMMNTLYYDPMVMEDDYKDDWPGQMQGLTSAFVSALTARLFQDGMEVIGKGVQDGLAAARRLFLHGYGSPPDEPDYLLKEIFESHQTDPLFTSIDIPSLSEGKGRHWTILDELAGEELEEIAYKLVIEGAVSPMIRVPVASFGELRTVDRTEIESYKSIMNLLDEYLSKRDVTTPLSIAVFGQPGSGKTYGVTQISKSLQPDKIEKLEFNVSQFRSLDDLVNAFHKVQSTGLEGKIPLVFFDEFDCFYGQRKGWLKYFLAPMQDGIFRDGETFHPIGKSIFVFAGGTSHTFEDFFTEYTDENDFNDMEEARHAWEEWDQFCEAKGPDFVSRLRGYVNIMGINPANKTDRCYMIRRAMILRSILRAKAGHIFDKDGKALINPGVIRALIKVRRYKHGVRSMEAVIDMSLLSDRQEFEPAALPPKDQLYLHVDADHFLELVLEDE
- a CDS encoding phosphotransferase; this translates as MLEINPRSAVDYLKRIEMTPEDSKPTARPLGGGISNQVIMIEWDDGCLVVKQPREKLNVKMDWPADLRRIHIEADALRTYRRLMEESDLDWASVPAVHHEDFEEHIIAMECIPSEKTEMWKTELLGGDVDIEVAQRLGTLLGKVQFLASKDSRIRSRFSFKEHFDELRIDPYHRTTASRNPDVAKIILKEADRVYSEGMTIVHGDYSPKSILVNRSGRGAQLWLFDMEVAHWGDPSFDTGFMLNHLFIKSVHLTDRREEFIEAAMRFWESYDTCVDWDIEKETVSELGCLMLARVDGKSPIEYLNSAREAQTLKRISKRSLKEGLRSLQDFADIVREEVNQ